The sequence below is a genomic window from Brachyhypopomus gauderio isolate BG-103 chromosome 5, BGAUD_0.2, whole genome shotgun sequence.
ATGTAATTAGCAGTCAGTATGGCTGAGAGCtgagtctgtgtgtctgcatgtgtataCGATGGTCAGGGGGTTTTATTAGTGCTTGATGTGCTGTCTGCCGTCAGGGTTGTCCGTGTCTGTTCCTGGACTGGAGAAATCTCTTCACCAGTACACACTGGAGCCTTCAGAGAAGCCCTTCGACATGAAGAGCGTCCCCCTGGCTACAGCACCAATCACAGAGCAGAAGACAGGTGTGGACCTCTGATCCTTCACACCATACATACCTCTCTGAATCTTTATTGCAGCAGGTGCTCTGAGCTGCTCGTCTTCAGTGCTCAGTCTCATCTTTTCCAGAAATCGCCCCAGTGGCTACGAGCAAACTTCCTGAAACACTGGCCCCGTCACGCCAAGACATTTACCAAGGTACGAGGGTTGCCTAGGAAACGAATGAAACTAGAGGAAAGTTGGACAGGAAAATGAATGGTTTTGAGTCTAATGGTTTTTAGTCATTCCCAGTTCCTCTCACTGCTACCAGTTCAGCTATGTGTAGTTCACACAGTGCAGTGTGATGGTCTAAAGACTTGGTCCTGGGCTACTCctgcctcatctctctctctatctctctctctctctctctctctctctatatatatctctctctctctctctctctctctctctctatctctatatctctctctctccccccatcagAGCAACTGGCTGCCATCCCTGAGTTCCAGACTCTTGGTCCTCTCTTTAAGTCCTCCGAGCCGGTCCAGCTGACGGAGGCTGAGACGGAGTACGTGGTGCGCTGCATCAAACACACGTTTGTGGGACACATGGTGTTCCAGTTCGACTGCACCAACACGCTGAACGACCAGCTGCTGCAGAGGGTGCTGGTGCAGATGGAGCCGTCGGAGGCCTACGAGGTGGTGCTGCACGTCTCCGCCCAGAACCTGCCCTACAGCCAGCCCGGCTCCTGCTACACCCTCGTCCGCCTGCCCGAGGACGACCCCACAGCAGGTCCCGCGACACCCCCGCCTTTATGTGTTTGTGGAGCCACGCTCCGTCGTTAGTGACGGGCGTGCAGTGTCCAAACGGGCAGCCGGGCCCTAACGTGGTTCTGTTTCCCTCGCAGTGTCCTGTACGTTCAGCTGTACCATGAAGTATCTGGTGCGGGACTGCGACCCCAACACGGGAGAGCCAGATGACGACGGGTATGATGACGAGTATGTGGTACGTACTGCACCACGTCCTCTCTGCTCTATATTATTACGTGGTGAAGGCTGCTGTAGGCAgtacatcagtacctctctaacgctctcctgtctctcctctctctctctcccggctgtctctctgctcctctgttAGTTGGAGGATCTGGAGGTGACTGTAGCGGACCACATACAGAAAGTTCTGAAGCCGAATTTCGGTGCGGCGTGGGAGGAGGTGGGAGACGAGTTTGAGAAGGAGGAGACGTTTGCTCTGGCGTCAGTCAGGACTCTGGAAGGTAAAGTTACTGATTCTCAAAGCAAATTGTACTTGGTTGCATCTGGCACACGGCTGATGGAGTCTCAGCGTGTAGATGTTGGAGCGCTACTGCTGACGGCCCTCCTCACCTTCTTctacctcctctccctcctcacctcctctccctccttccacaGAGGCCGTCGGCAACATCATCAACTTCCTTGGCATGCAGCCGTGCGAACGCTCCGACAGGGTTCCTGAAAACAAGAACTCTCACATCCTCTTCCTCGCAGGTACACGTTCGTTCCTCTACCTCACGTTCATCTGTGCTGAGCTTTTTTGGCCACCGTGTAAGTTTCCCTCGTTAGATCCATAGTCCATTGAcacgtgctgtgtgtgtggaaccACGCTCGATGATCTGATACAGCTCAGTTCTAGTAAGGTGTGAAGATTGCATTAAGTGATCTAAAGGTTGCATTAGACTGCGTTTGTCATGGACACTCTGTCCACAGGTGTGTTCAGAGGAGGCTACGACGTGCTGGTGCGCGCGCGGCTAGCTCTCGCCGACGGAGTCACCATGCAGGTGACGGTGAGGAGCGCCGATGAGAACGTGGTGGACATCATCCTCGCCTCCGTGGGTTAGCGGCATGCTCACACCACGGGGCTGGCATGCCAGAAAATATCTCTTTTTTTCCCACTGTACcactttaatatatatatatatgacatgtCTGTTTAAGGTTTTCATATTGCTCTTTCCAATGCGGAGTCTTAGATGCAGGTCACATGAATGAGGCAGTGTTTTCAGCTCCCTGCAGAACGTGCTGCTGTTAACACTCCAATCATGGTTCAGTTTGATTATTGTACGTAGTAGTGACAACGAACATGGACAACATTATTAAATCCAAAATGTCTTATGTTGATCAATAAACAGCATTGAAAGGGGGGAAAAGTCTGGTGCTTTTATCATTTCTCCTCTATAGTTCACATGTGTTTATAATCCCTGGTCATGATTTATTAGGCTCAGATGTGTATATAATCCCTGGTGCTCTCTTTTCATTAAGTGCAAATGTCTGTATTATCCTTTATGAAGTTTAAAAGTGATGAAACATTCAGCatgttgtttaaaaaaatattttattttgatgaATATCATAAAAGCTTTTATATTCCTTGAAAAATATTCAATATTTTCAAATTGCCTGCAAGGGATGTTTGCGCGCGTGCATTTCTATATCCGCTTATGACTAGGAGTCTAATCAGCATAGCACAATAAGACCATACAGCACCAGTCAGGGTAAAGGAACCGCCCTCCACCAGCGTGAACACGGTGCTGTTCTCCTGGACTCCCAGGTGTTCACACACATCCCCCTTTGAGTCCTGTTTGTGTCCCAGTCTTCTCTCCCACTTTTCTCCTGTCACGCTCGTGTTGCGTCTCCACATCGCTCCTCCGTCTGGCCAGTGAGACTGTCCTCGCTCTAAACCACCCAGAAGCTGCTGTATTTACCACAGAGTAAATTGCACCATCTTGTATTGTAATGTTTCCTCAAGTACGGGCTGGAGTAGTCACCCATCTACAGTTACCACCACTCCACAGACTGCAGAATATCAACATTAATGTCTATTTCCTGTCACTGTAAAGCATGTGTATTGTCTACTGAGTTGAGTAGGCCCTAATTAACTATATTCTTAATTAACCTCCATGATGAACTACACCCTTAATGTTCAGTAGCTGGAAATATGGTTACTGAACTGTTCACTATAGGAAATACTGTTTTCTAGCTATGTTCTGTCCAAACCATTGTTAaaaactttgaggacttgtgcGGATTTGCAAGTCTACAAACCCGTCATTGATCTGGACAGGTGCTGCCGCACTGATACGAGATCAGATCCCTCCTGTCCATAACGGCAGCTTCATTGTCCGTATTAGTTGCCAGGACCCTGATTCCTCTGAACGTCTACTACAGCCAATCAGTGTATGATGTCGGTGGGACTGATCTACTCAGAAAGAGTGGATGAAGTTGAGGTAGGCGTTCAGGAACCCTGTGGGATCCTCCAGCTGGGGGTAGTGACTGATGTGCTCGTCCAGAACTGAGACCGTTGATCTGGGAACCAGTTTTCTGCACACATcaaaaagatatatatatatataaaattggtTTTACACACATTTACCATGTCATATAGCTTCATACATTAGTTGCCTGTACAAAGTCACTGTGAAATTTGTATATGAATACATTTTAGGGGGAAGAAAAACTTtcctcaatcaatcaaattttatttatatagtgctttttacaacagttgttgtcataaagcagctttacaagtgtccgagtcctagcccccagtgagcaagacgagggcgacagtggcaaggaaaaaggGGCGTGAGGAAGAAACcgtgagaggaaccaagacggAACCCATACTCCTCTGGCCGACGTCATGCTATGCTTTATTTAGTATATGTTAATCACAATAGTCACATGATAAATGTATACGCTAGtgctcttatatatatatatataggtagtGTTAATCATGTAAGTAGGACACTGAAGCCATTCAGTGTCTGGTATGGCTCAGTAAGCCTTAGAATTGTATTGTCTTTCCCCTGGACGTCTTCGGCCCATTCCCAGTATTcaatgttcctaaactgacctcacTGGAGACGCCAGCTGGTCTCCTAGTCTCAACATGGAAGTGGCCATGTCGGCTCTCGGACCATCACGAGACTGTCAAGCGTGGATGGGGCgtgtgaggggaggggccaataTATAATTGTCCAATCGTGTGAATTATGCCAAGTTCATCCAATCATGAACACCTTGTGTaaatgtataaattaaagtataaaattaaagtataaaagatgagttCCGGGGGGGATTAGCTCTCTTTTGCAGGCACTCTTGAGATCTCTGGATTGATCCATACTTAGTTAATAAattcattttactttattaaCTTACCCagctgcttctgacttttattgtgcttaccaTTTAAGGTTTCAGAATTACAACCACACTAGCTAAGAACAACTTTGCAAAACATTCTTCAGAAATGTTCAGCTTAAGGTTCAGCTTGTGATCAACTGACATTCAGTCCTGTCCATTCACATGGGCTGAATTAGCATATGGGCAAATGGGTATTTTGGGCAAATGGTTAAATGGTCACAACCCCTCTCTATTCCTCAGAATTGAGtgatttcatatattttttttccctgtgcttgctcaataaaagtaacatttactttgtttccacaatgtttttttaatttcttttagtgtttctgaaagccaacaagttgcactttagaatgaccttattattgtatcatgtttttgatctgagtttgttctacagaataaaatgtctgaatgagtgctcatcccagactggtgattccatactttttaCCAGGGGTTGTGTATGGTCGGAAACACTGTCTGCACTTACTGGTACCGCTGAAGGAACTCCGGGCTGGGGTTAACTGGGTCCAGTGGTCCGTATATCAGATGCACTGAAACAAAGGTAAGCACAAAATGATTATTTTCTTGAAGCTGAAGGTGATTTTCTTGAAGGTGAAGATCTGGTGTATAACGTGCCCTCATCCACCCCTCATCCACCCCTCATCTACCACTCATCTACCACTCATCCACCCCTCATCCACCCCTCATCCACCCCTCATCCACCCCTCATCTACCACTCATCTACCACTCATCCACCCCTCATCTACCCCTCATCTACCCCTCATCCACCCCTCATCTACCCCTCATCCACCCCTCATCTACCCCTCATCCACCCCTCATCTACCCCTCATCTACCCCTCATCCACCCCTCATCCACCCCTCATCTACCACTCATCCACCCCTCATCTACCCCTCATCTACCCCTCATCTACCCCTCACCCACCCCTCATCTACCCCTCATCCACccctcatccacccctcactTCTGCCCTGCTGGCCTCTTCTGTGCTGGCCAGAGGTGACCCAGTCATTCAGGGCTTTTGTGTAGTCCTGTGGTGTCCAGACCTTTCACATGGGGTAAAACTGGACCAAAAATGCCTATACGCCAGACGTGACGCCTGCCAGAGATCCAAAACTGCAGAGGTCATGGTGACGTTTAATGGCCATGCTCAGCTTCATAACGACATTATGTTGCTTAATATTATACTCCTTAATTACATAACAGTCTCTTGAAATATGAGGCACGTTGGTTATGATTCCTGATGAAAAAGAACGGAGCTCCATCTCACTATGAACTTTATGTGTTTTGCCTGCAGCCGTGTCTAAATGTCATTTAGTAAATTCATTTGCAGAGCAGAGGAGGCTCATACAGTTCAGGTAATTTCTTTAACACAAACATGGTGCTGCACACTGGAAATGTATGGCACTGCTGCCCCCATCTGGTGAAAGGGAAAATTGCATCAGACGGTGAGAGGGCCACATGTAAGGCATTCTGAGTGAAAAGACTGGCCAATTAAACTGCCTGAGGTAAAACCTCATTACAATATCTGTCCAGTTCAAATGTGTAAGTAATTGGCTTCTTACCATGAGCTCAAACAACACTCAGGTGTGAATATAATCAAAGATATTGAACACCCTGCAGACAATCCAGGGGCAACTGTTCATATAAGGATTATATGTTAATATGATTGTTAATATGCACCACTGGAATTCACATGTGTTGTATTCACCCCTCAGGAAGGGTAGCCACAGGTGGCATATTGGACTAAGGAGCTTCTGGTGAGATTTTCAGTGGATTAAGCACATAATCCCAGATTGCCATGTTTTACTCTGCCCCACACACTACAGAGCACGTTACTCTGATCTTGCATCGCCTGGAACGCCAGCGTGTTGGACAGATCGCTAGCAAGTGAATTGAGGAGCACGTAGGCAGGGAAATTTAGCTGTGATCTAGTGCGTTGTTCACGCAAGACCCTAGTTATGGTCTAGTCTGGAGATTGTGGGATTAGACTAGACTGTGTAGACTTACGTGGGATAGACTTTACTCATGTGGGATTAGACTAGACTGTACTCACGTGGGATTAGACTAGACTGTACTCACGTGGGATTAGACTAGACTGTACTCACGTGGGATTAGACTAGACTGTACTCATGTGGGATTAGACTAGACTGTACTCACGTGGGATTAGACTAGACTGTACTCACGTGGGATTAGACTAGACTGTACTCACGTGGGATTAGACTAGACTGTACTCACGTGGGATTAGACTAGACTGTACTCACGTGGGATTAGACTAGACTGTACTCACGTGGGATTAGACTAGACTGTACTCACGTGGGATTAGACTAGACTGTACTCACGTGGGATTAGCGTGGAGGTGAGGGCACCAACCCATCTGTCTCTGTGCTTCAGTCTTTGGTTAATATACTGCAAAATGCTAAAGGacacaggaagaggaagaacagcacacacacacacacacacacacacacacacacacacacacacacacacacacacacacacacacacacacacacacacacacacacacacacacacacacaaacacacacaaacacacacacacacacaaacacacaaacacacacaaacacacacaaacacacacaaacacacacacacacacacacacacacacacacacacacacacacacacacacacacacacacacacacacgttgtcacCCCACTTTTCCACCACTTGACTTTTTGAAAGATATCAACATTTCACCAGGGAACTATGTTAGGTAGGAATGGGATGTACATGCATTTAACCCCTCTAACTGCATTTAACCCCTCTGGCTGCATTTAACCCCTCAAGCTGCATTTAACCCCTCTGGCTGCATTTAACCCCTCTAGCTGCATTTAACCCCTCTAACTGCATTTAACCCCTCAAGCTGCATTTAACCCCTCTAGCTGCATTTAACCCCTCTAACTGCATTTAACCCCTCAAGCTGCATTTAACCCCTCTAGCTGCATTTAACCCCTCTAGCTGCATTTAACCCCTCTAACTGCATTTAACCCCTCAAGCTGCATTTAACCCCTCTAGCTGCATTTAACCCCTCTAACTGCATTTAACCCCTCAAGCTGCATTTAACCCCTCTAGCTGCATTTAACCCCTCTAGCTGCATTTAACCCCTCTAACTGCATTTAACCCCTCAAGCTGCATTTAACCCCTCTAACTGCATTTAACCCCTCTGACTGCATTTAACCCCTCTAGCTGCATTTAACCCCTCTAGCTGCATTTAACCCCTCTAACTGTTGGTTTAACTTTTTTTAAAGTCCTAATTAGGAATGTCAttgcccctcccacacacagtcATTCAAAGCAAGAGTATCACTGAATTTGATTACCATTTAGAATATCCTCTCTTCTATATAGCAGTTACCCATAATGCAGCTGTGTGCATGTCTGAGCCATTACCTGTCCAAGACCAGGTTCCCATCATTGAAGCGGACACTCGTCCACATATCCCAGTAGTCAGACGCAGTGGGCTGTGTGTACGGCCCGAACACCTCACCAATCctgccagccacacacacacccaacactacTCCACTGCACTCACTACTTCAAATGGTGCTCATTAAGGACATTAAACAcaagtgtagtgtgtatgtgttaacgGATTCCTGGTCTTCATGATAAATACTGACGCACCCTTTGGAAAAGAGATGGACGTTGATCAGACGCGTCAAGAGTGGAGATATAAAGCCGGAGTCCTTCAGGAGCTGCAAACATACACAAGGTGAACAAATAGCTCATATATGTAGAACAAATACAACTTTATTGGAGAAGCACGTGTGCTTACCTTCTGAAGGAATCTTGGGTGGTGTGTCTCTGGAAATATGCCTTTTAACCAGAAAACATCAATAGTTAATAAGCAATACTTTATCTATTACTGATAATATTTAATTAACTTTTAACACTGTGTGATCTTCCTTTTGACTAAATGAAAACATACAATACATGTGTGAATCTGGTGGAACTGTTTCTTTGAACCTGCTCTGTTCTAGTCTAGAACAGGACTATTCAGTTGAGGACCTAATGTCATGTTGTTCAAACCAGCAATAGTCCAATAATTAATTACACATCTGTAACTAAAAAAGATCCCAATTATCCAATTATCTAATCAGCTGATTCTAACAGTAATTAGACCCTTAATTTATAAATTAAATTGGGGGCAGCAGTACCCTCTCAATTTCTTCCAGTATGGCCAGGGTAACATTTTCTGTAATAGTTTTCGGGTTTTTGCATGCATTTGAGCGCAGTGTTTCACACTGGCCTccaggagagaggacagacagatGCCAGTGAGGATTCTGCAGCTCAGGAACAGAAGAGAACGGCACAGGAACGCACCTCCATTAGACACACAGAGGCTGTTTATGGCCAGGTG
It includes:
- the mest gene encoding mesoderm-specific transcript homolog protein isoform X2, whose protein sequence is MREWWLHVALLCVPLVAVYLHIPQPHLSHALHTWRASGHFFNFRGNNVFYKESVGAVGSSDVLVLLHGFPTSSYDWHKIWEPLSQHFHRVVAPDFLGFGFSDKPASVVEALLSHLDLAEQKIHLLSHDYGDTVALELLYRRDHNRSGHLAINSLCVSNGGIFPETHHPRFLQKLLKDSGFISPLLTRLINVHLFSKGIGEVFGPYTQPTASDYWDMWTSVRFNDGNLVLDSILQYINQRLKHRDRWVGALTSTLIPLHLIYGPLDPVNPSPEFLQRYQKLVPRSTVSVLDEHISHYPQLEDPTGFLNAYLNFIHSF
- the mest gene encoding mesoderm-specific transcript homolog protein isoform X1; the protein is MREWWLHVALLCVPLVAVYLHIPQPHLSHALHTWRASGHFFNFRGNNVFYKESVGAVGSSDVLVLLHGFPTSSYDWHKIWEPLSQHFHRVVAPDFLGFGFSDKPRPHAYSIFEQASVVEALLSHLDLAEQKIHLLSHDYGDTVALELLYRRDHNRSGHLAINSLCVSNGGIFPETHHPRFLQKLLKDSGFISPLLTRLINVHLFSKGIGEVFGPYTQPTASDYWDMWTSVRFNDGNLVLDSILQYINQRLKHRDRWVGALTSTLIPLHLIYGPLDPVNPSPEFLQRYQKLVPRSTVSVLDEHISHYPQLEDPTGFLNAYLNFIHSF
- the mest gene encoding mesoderm-specific transcript homolog protein isoform X3 encodes the protein MREWWLHVALLCVPLVAVYLHIPQPHLSHALHTWRASGHFFNFRGNNVFYKESVGAVGSSDVLVLLHGFPTSSYDWHKRPHAYSIFEQASVVEALLSHLDLAEQKIHLLSHDYGDTVALELLYRRDHNRSGHLAINSLCVSNGGIFPETHHPRFLQKLLKDSGFISPLLTRLINVHLFSKGIGEVFGPYTQPTASDYWDMWTSVRFNDGNLVLDSILQYINQRLKHRDRWVGALTSTLIPLHLIYGPLDPVNPSPEFLQRYQKLVPRSTVSVLDEHISHYPQLEDPTGFLNAYLNFIHSF